From the Streptomyces syringium genome, one window contains:
- a CDS encoding SpoIIE family protein phosphatase yields MVDRGATPAAGAQPDDWPARPELSLALNRIGTFDWDLDSGRLHLDPAALEILQVPPEDFAGHITDLGGRVPRPDAVMLDSLVATAMKNGSETYGAYYHVRDDGGALHWTYTQGRILRDGQGRPCRIVGVVRDAAEELSHAAEPRDGAEEHRHQTTVVETTTAALAHARTVEDVIDFFKDSRAVEHLGADLLVLGLVESGRIHLVAEGPEEHYIPGTRYTRIDDNFPMSEVIRTLTPRFIESREEFATSYPWLWERIKDIGISSAAYLPLIAQARPIGALGLLYREGRGFTQQERNLFIALGSSLAQSLARAMLFDQEHDLAEGLQQAMLPRRIPDVPGAQIAVRYRSARMGRDIGGDWYDVIPLPGGRVGAVIGDVQGHDTHAAAVMGQLRIVLRAYATEGHAPATVMARASSFLHELDTDRFATCSYVEADPSTGMLQLVRAGHIDPLLRHPDGTCRRLPLAGGLPLGLSAEFGRLDYPVTTVELDPGETLLLFTDGLVEQPGADLDDGMQILSGIVRDGPYDLQALADKLCDVVEDRVGEDDMAILLLRREGVPARGGGRLQQHIAPADPEALSAARHMIRAAVRAWGARERSDEIELVADELVTNALLHTDGAAVVTIRMLGGPERRLRLEVEDKSSTLPRRREPGESGVSGRGLLLVDRLADVWGVESRGTGKSVWCEFVVPERHERQETD; encoded by the coding sequence ATGGTTGATCGGGGAGCGACGCCTGCCGCCGGAGCGCAGCCGGACGACTGGCCCGCCCGCCCGGAGCTGAGCCTCGCCCTCAACCGCATCGGCACCTTCGACTGGGACCTCGACAGCGGACGGTTGCACCTGGACCCCGCGGCCCTGGAGATCCTCCAGGTGCCGCCGGAGGACTTCGCGGGCCACATCACCGACCTCGGCGGCCGGGTGCCGCGGCCCGACGCCGTCATGCTCGACTCCCTGGTGGCCACGGCGATGAAGAACGGCAGCGAGACCTACGGCGCGTACTACCACGTGCGGGACGACGGCGGCGCGCTGCACTGGACCTACACCCAGGGCCGGATCCTCCGTGACGGGCAGGGGCGCCCCTGCCGCATCGTCGGCGTCGTCCGGGACGCGGCCGAGGAGCTCAGCCACGCCGCCGAGCCGCGCGACGGGGCCGAGGAGCACCGCCACCAGACCACCGTCGTGGAGACGACCACCGCCGCCCTCGCCCACGCCAGAACGGTCGAGGACGTCATCGACTTCTTCAAGGACTCCCGGGCCGTGGAACACCTCGGCGCCGACCTCCTGGTCCTCGGCCTCGTCGAATCCGGCCGGATCCACCTCGTCGCCGAGGGCCCGGAGGAGCACTACATCCCCGGCACCCGCTACACCCGCATCGACGACAACTTCCCCATGAGCGAGGTCATCCGCACCCTCACCCCGCGCTTCATCGAATCCCGCGAGGAATTCGCCACCTCCTACCCCTGGCTGTGGGAGCGCATCAAGGACATCGGCATCTCCTCCGCCGCCTACCTGCCGCTGATCGCCCAGGCCCGCCCCATCGGCGCCCTCGGCCTGCTCTACCGCGAGGGCCGCGGCTTCACCCAGCAGGAGCGCAACCTCTTCATCGCCCTCGGCAGCAGTCTCGCGCAGAGCCTGGCCCGGGCGATGCTCTTCGACCAGGAGCACGACCTCGCCGAGGGCCTGCAGCAGGCCATGCTGCCGCGCCGCATCCCCGACGTCCCCGGCGCGCAGATCGCCGTGCGCTACCGCTCCGCCCGGATGGGCCGGGACATCGGCGGCGACTGGTACGACGTCATCCCGCTGCCCGGCGGCCGGGTCGGGGCGGTCATCGGGGACGTCCAGGGCCACGACACCCACGCCGCCGCCGTCATGGGCCAGCTGCGGATCGTCCTGCGGGCCTACGCCACCGAGGGGCACGCCCCGGCGACGGTCATGGCACGCGCCTCGTCCTTCCTGCACGAGCTGGACACCGACCGCTTCGCCACCTGCTCCTACGTCGAGGCCGACCCCTCCACCGGCATGCTGCAACTCGTCCGCGCCGGCCACATAGACCCCCTGCTGCGCCACCCCGACGGCACCTGCCGGCGGCTGCCGCTCGCGGGCGGGCTGCCGCTCGGACTCTCCGCCGAGTTCGGCCGGCTCGACTACCCGGTGACGACCGTGGAGCTGGACCCGGGGGAGACCCTGCTGCTGTTCACCGACGGCCTGGTCGAGCAGCCCGGGGCCGACCTCGACGACGGCATGCAGATCCTCTCCGGCATCGTCCGCGACGGCCCCTACGACCTCCAGGCCCTGGCCGACAAGCTGTGCGACGTCGTCGAGGACCGGGTCGGCGAGGACGACATGGCCATCCTGCTGCTGCGCCGCGAGGGCGTCCCGGCCCGGGGCGGCGGCCGGCTCCAGCAGCACATCGCGCCCGCCGACCCCGAGGCGCTGTCCGCGGCCCGTCACATGATCCGGGCGGCGGTACGGGCCTGGGGCGCGCGGGAGCGCTCGGACGAGATCGAGCTGGTGGCCGACGAGTTGGTGACCAACGCCCTGCTGCACACCGACGGGGCCGCGGTGGTGACGATCCGTATGCTCGGCGGTCCCGAACGCCGGCTGCGGCTCGAGGTGGAGGACAAGTCCAGCACCCTGCCGCGCCGCCGGGAGCCCGGCGAGTCGGGGGTCTCGGGCCGGGGGCTGCTGCTGGTGGACCGGCTGGCCGACGTCTGGGGCGTGGAATCGCGCGGCACCGGCAAATCCGTCTGGTGCGAATTCGTCGTCCCCGAGCGCCACGAACGCCAGGAAACGGACTGA
- a CDS encoding lipase maturation factor family protein, with the protein MEWFTESGYWLSRLVLQRALAAVYLVAFLGAALQFRPLIGERGMLPVPRFLRGVPFLRAPGVFQLHYSDRFFAGWAWAGVLLSGAVVAGAADAVPLWASMVLWAALWVMYLSIVNVGQTWYAFGWESLLLEAGFLAVFLGNARTDPPVLVLWLMRWLLFRVEFGAGLIKMRGDSCWRDLTCLYYHHETQPMPGPLSWFFHRLPRPLHRVEVAANHVAQLVVPVLLFTPQPVASCAAGLIICTQLWLVVSGNFAWLNWLTIILAFAAVDGAAAAELLSLPAHGPLPAPPLWYEVLVLAATALVVAMSWWPARNMLSRHQRMNMSFNAFHLVNTYGAFGSINRRRHEVVVEGTDAAHLGPETVWKEYGFKGKPGDVRRTPRQFAPYHLRLDWLMWFAGISPSYAQSWFGPFVERLLEGDPATLRLLRHNPFPDAPPTHVRARVYLYRFTTRQERRATGAWWHRTLEHEFLPPVALRSS; encoded by the coding sequence ATGGAGTGGTTCACGGAGTCCGGTTACTGGCTGAGCCGGCTGGTGCTTCAACGGGCGCTCGCCGCGGTCTATCTGGTGGCCTTCCTGGGCGCGGCCCTGCAGTTCCGCCCGCTCATCGGGGAGCGGGGCATGCTGCCGGTGCCGCGGTTCCTGCGCGGGGTGCCCTTCCTGCGGGCCCCGGGGGTCTTCCAGCTGCACTACTCGGACCGCTTCTTCGCCGGCTGGGCGTGGGCGGGTGTCCTGCTGTCGGGCGCGGTGGTGGCGGGGGCGGCGGACGCGGTGCCGCTGTGGGCGTCGATGGTGCTGTGGGCGGCCCTGTGGGTGATGTATCTGTCGATCGTCAACGTGGGCCAGACCTGGTACGCGTTCGGCTGGGAGTCCCTGCTGCTGGAGGCGGGTTTCCTCGCCGTCTTCCTCGGCAACGCGCGCACCGACCCGCCCGTCCTGGTGCTGTGGCTGATGCGCTGGCTGCTCTTCCGCGTCGAGTTCGGCGCGGGGCTGATCAAGATGCGCGGGGACAGCTGCTGGCGCGACCTGACCTGTCTGTACTACCACCACGAGACGCAGCCGATGCCCGGCCCGCTGAGCTGGTTCTTCCACCGGCTGCCGCGGCCCCTGCACCGGGTCGAGGTGGCCGCCAACCACGTCGCCCAGCTGGTGGTCCCCGTCCTCCTCTTCACCCCGCAGCCCGTCGCGAGCTGCGCGGCGGGGCTGATCATCTGCACTCAGCTCTGGCTCGTCGTCTCCGGCAATTTCGCCTGGCTCAACTGGCTGACGATCATCCTCGCCTTCGCCGCCGTCGACGGGGCGGCGGCCGCGGAGCTGCTGTCGCTGCCCGCGCACGGCCCGCTGCCCGCTCCCCCGCTCTGGTACGAGGTCCTCGTCCTCGCCGCCACGGCCCTCGTGGTCGCCATGAGCTGGTGGCCCGCGCGCAATATGCTCTCCCGGCACCAGCGGATGAACATGTCCTTCAACGCGTTTCACCTGGTCAACACCTATGGGGCGTTCGGCAGCATCAACCGCCGCCGGCACGAGGTGGTGGTGGAGGGCACCGACGCGGCGCACCTGGGGCCCGAGACGGTGTGGAAGGAGTACGGCTTCAAGGGAAAGCCCGGCGACGTCCGCCGGACGCCGCGCCAGTTCGCCCCGTACCATCTGCGGCTCGACTGGCTGATGTGGTTCGCCGGGATCTCGCCCAGCTACGCGCAGTCCTGGTTCGGCCCGTTCGTCGAACGCCTGTTGGAGGGCGACCCGGCGACCCTGCGCCTGCTGAGGCACAACCCCTTCCCCGACGCCCCGCCCACTCATGTCCGGGCCCGCGTCTATCTCTACCGCTTCACCACCCGCCAGGAGCGACGGGCCACCGGCGCCTGGTGGCACCGCACGCTGGAGCACGAGTTCCTGCCACCGGTGGCCCTGCGGTCCTCCTAG
- a CDS encoding FAD-dependent monooxygenase: MSDPNSGGTARRTGTGRVRRAVVLGGGMAGMLAAAALADRADEVVVVDRDRMPAGAGSRKGLPQARHAHLLMAGGARAVETLLPGTTDRWTAAGARRIAVPTGLVVLGPHGWFPRRPETHFMMACTRDLLDLVVREQVLARPGITLREGTEAVGLTGGAGRVTGVRVRDTGTDAAAGTIGAGLVVDACGRGSRAARLLVELGLPAVREETVDAGLVYATRIFRAPAGSEDFPLVTVQADARARVPGRGATLVPIEGGRWLVTASGTRGGEPSREAEAFEPFLRTLRHPLIADLIAGAEPLTDVYLTRSTVNRRRYFERLPAWPEGFVVLGDALAQFNPVYGQGMSVAAQSAVALRDLLGERDPAAPGLARSVQRSVARVAGGAWDLATGEDINYPGAIGPRPPVAARLLRGYFMRLMRTSTVNPRVLRHLMAVMTLSAPMTDLVRPEVVLGVLRGPGRAARTGPTITPDELALCGPDTS, from the coding sequence ATGAGCGACCCGAACAGCGGCGGCACCGCCCGGCGCACCGGGACCGGCCGGGTCCGCCGGGCGGTGGTGCTCGGTGGCGGGATGGCCGGAATGCTGGCCGCGGCCGCCCTCGCGGACCGGGCCGACGAGGTGGTCGTCGTCGACCGGGACCGGATGCCGGCCGGGGCCGGGTCGCGCAAGGGACTGCCGCAGGCTCGCCATGCCCATCTGCTGATGGCCGGTGGCGCCCGGGCCGTGGAGACCCTGCTGCCCGGCACGACCGACCGGTGGACTGCCGCCGGAGCCCGGCGGATCGCGGTACCGACGGGGCTGGTGGTGCTGGGGCCGCACGGCTGGTTCCCGCGGCGGCCCGAGACGCACTTCATGATGGCGTGCACCCGCGACCTGCTGGATCTGGTCGTCCGGGAGCAGGTGCTGGCCCGCCCGGGGATCACCCTGCGGGAGGGCACCGAGGCGGTGGGCCTGACCGGCGGCGCCGGGCGGGTCACCGGGGTGCGGGTCCGTGACACCGGTACGGACGCGGCCGCCGGGACGATCGGGGCCGGCCTGGTCGTCGACGCCTGCGGGCGCGGCTCCCGGGCGGCACGCCTGCTCGTGGAGCTGGGGCTGCCCGCCGTCCGCGAGGAGACCGTCGACGCCGGGCTGGTCTACGCCACCCGGATCTTCCGGGCACCGGCGGGCAGCGAGGACTTCCCCCTCGTCACGGTTCAGGCCGACGCGCGCGCCCGCGTGCCCGGCCGGGGCGCGACGCTGGTCCCGATCGAGGGCGGCCGCTGGCTGGTCACCGCCTCCGGGACGCGCGGCGGCGAACCGTCACGGGAAGCCGAGGCCTTCGAGCCGTTCCTGCGCACCCTGCGCCACCCCCTGATCGCCGATCTGATCGCGGGCGCGGAGCCGCTCACCGATGTGTACCTCACCCGCAGCACCGTCAACCGCCGCCGGTACTTCGAGCGGCTGCCCGCCTGGCCCGAGGGGTTCGTGGTGCTGGGTGACGCGCTCGCGCAGTTCAACCCCGTCTACGGGCAGGGCATGTCCGTGGCGGCCCAGAGCGCCGTCGCGCTGCGCGACCTCCTCGGCGAGCGGGACCCGGCCGCGCCCGGGCTGGCCCGCAGCGTGCAGCGGTCGGTCGCCCGGGTGGCGGGCGGTGCCTGGGACCTGGCGACGGGCGAGGACATCAACTACCCCGGGGCCATCGGGCCGCGTCCCCCGGTCGCCGCCCGGCTGTTGCGGGGTTACTTCATGCGGCTGATGCGCACCTCGACCGTGAACCCGAGGGTGCTGCGGCATCTGATGGCCGTCATGACGCTGTCCGCGCCGATGACCGACCTGGTCAGGCCGGAAGTGGTGCTGGGGGTGCTGCGCGGCCCCGGCCGCGCCGCCCGGACCGGGCCGACGATCACCCCCGACGAGCTGGCACTGTGCGGGCCGGACACGTCCTAG
- a CDS encoding PHP domain-containing protein: MEPVEALDRIAFLLERTAAPTYRVKAFRTAAEVISALPAEEVRRRAADGSLTREKGIGPKTAAVVAEASAGRVPGYLERLEEEAAGPLTEGGQELRAALRGDCHLHSDWSDGGSPIDVMAATAKAIGHEYAVLTDHSPRLTVARGLTPERLRAQLDVVAEVDDRLGKDFRLLTGIECDILADGSLDQEPELLEQLDVVVVSVHSKLRMDAESMTRRLVSAVANPLADILGHCTGRLLGSRPESEFDAAMVFAACARFGTAVEINSRPERLDPPRRLLRQALDAGVLFAIDSDAHAPGQLDWQIHGCARAEECGVPADRIINTWSAPELLEWTRSR, from the coding sequence GTGGAACCGGTGGAGGCGCTGGACCGGATCGCGTTCCTGCTGGAGCGGACGGCGGCCCCGACGTACCGGGTGAAGGCCTTCCGCACGGCCGCCGAGGTGATCTCGGCGCTGCCCGCCGAGGAGGTGCGCCGACGGGCGGCCGACGGGTCCCTCACCCGGGAGAAGGGCATCGGGCCGAAGACCGCGGCGGTCGTGGCCGAGGCCTCCGCGGGCCGGGTGCCGGGATACCTGGAGCGGCTGGAGGAGGAGGCCGCGGGGCCGCTGACCGAGGGCGGGCAGGAGTTGCGGGCCGCGCTGCGCGGCGACTGCCATCTGCATTCGGACTGGTCGGACGGCGGCAGCCCGATCGACGTCATGGCCGCCACCGCCAAGGCGATCGGGCACGAGTACGCGGTGCTCACCGACCACTCCCCCCGGCTGACGGTCGCCCGGGGACTCACCCCCGAGCGGCTGCGGGCACAGCTCGACGTGGTCGCCGAGGTCGACGACCGGCTCGGAAAGGACTTCCGGCTGCTCACCGGCATCGAGTGCGACATCCTCGCCGACGGCTCCCTCGACCAGGAACCCGAGCTGCTGGAGCAGCTGGACGTGGTGGTCGTCTCGGTGCACTCGAAGCTGCGGATGGACGCGGAGAGCATGACCCGCCGTCTGGTGTCGGCCGTGGCCAATCCCCTTGCGGACATCCTCGGTCACTGCACGGGGCGGCTGCTGGGCAGCCGCCCGGAGTCGGAGTTCGACGCGGCGATGGTCTTCGCCGCGTGCGCCCGCTTCGGTACCGCCGTGGAGATCAACAGCCGTCCCGAGCGGCTCGACCCGCCGCGCCGGCTGCTCCGGCAGGCCCTCGACGCGGGCGTGCTGTTCGCCATCGACAGCGACGCCCACGCGCCCGGCCAGCTGGACTGGCAGATCCACGGCTGCGCCCGTGCCGAGGAGTGCGGGGTGCCCGCCGACCGGATCATCAACACCTGGAGCGCGCCGGAGCTGCTGGAGTGGACCCGCTCCCGCTGA
- the ligD gene encoding non-homologous end-joining DNA ligase gives MTLPVIRPMLATPGPLPAEGEDADWAFEAKWDGVRLVVGAPGDGTLRLTTRADNDATATYPELAALGEQLRGRPAVLDGEVVVLDASGRPDFGLLQRRMGVVNPRRAAHLAMEYPVHLMLFDLMYLDGWSLLGSTYRERRAVLSGMGLGGPGWSVPGYLEGHGREAWDATARNGLEGVMAKRLSSVYTPGVRSPEWRKTKHLSTLDVVIGGWAEGRGGLTGLPGAILAGLWEPAGLRYVGSVGSGLSEYERRDLARYLEVVRRAASPFVNPVDVPGAHWVEPRLVAEVAFSGWTPAGRMRHPTWHRLRPDLTRLD, from the coding sequence ATGACGCTGCCCGTGATCCGGCCGATGCTGGCCACCCCCGGCCCGCTGCCGGCCGAGGGGGAGGACGCGGACTGGGCGTTCGAGGCCAAGTGGGACGGGGTGCGCCTGGTCGTCGGCGCGCCGGGCGACGGCACCCTCAGACTCACCACCCGGGCGGACAACGACGCGACCGCGACCTATCCCGAACTGGCCGCGCTCGGGGAGCAGCTGCGCGGCCGGCCGGCGGTCCTCGACGGCGAGGTCGTGGTCCTGGACGCCTCGGGCCGACCCGACTTCGGGCTGCTCCAGCGCCGGATGGGCGTGGTCAATCCGCGCCGCGCGGCCCACCTGGCCATGGAGTACCCGGTCCATCTGATGCTGTTCGACCTGATGTACCTGGACGGCTGGTCGCTGCTCGGCTCCACCTACCGGGAGCGGCGGGCGGTGCTGTCCGGGATGGGGCTCGGCGGGCCGGGCTGGTCGGTGCCGGGCTATCTGGAGGGGCACGGGCGCGAGGCGTGGGACGCCACGGCGCGCAACGGGCTGGAGGGGGTGATGGCGAAACGGCTGTCGTCCGTGTACACCCCGGGGGTCCGGTCACCCGAGTGGCGCAAGACCAAGCATCTGTCGACCCTCGACGTGGTCATCGGCGGCTGGGCGGAGGGCCGCGGCGGGCTCACCGGGCTGCCCGGGGCGATTCTGGCGGGCCTGTGGGAGCCGGCCGGACTGCGGTACGTCGGCTCCGTCGGGTCGGGGCTGTCGGAGTACGAGCGCCGGGATCTCGCCCGCTATCTGGAGGTGGTGCGGCGCGCCGCCTCGCCGTTCGTGAACCCGGTCGACGTCCCGGGTGCGCACTGGGTCGAGCCCCGGCTGGTCGCCGAGGTCGCCTTCTCCGGCTGGACGCCCGCGGGCCGGATGCGGCACCCGACCTGGCACCGGCTGCGCCCGGATCTGACGCGGCTCGACTAG
- the ligD gene encoding non-homologous end-joining DNA ligase, translating into MPASSDRQVVEVDGHRLSLSHLDRVLFPATGHTKAQLLRYYAAIAPVMLPHVTGRPASFVRAPEGPAGESWVAKNPPPGAPGWVPVVPVEHREGVTEQVVIDSTAALVAMANLGAYEVHVPQWKAAAGRDGHDRLVLDLDPGPGADLVLCCRVAQRLRQLLDADGLTAHAVVSGSKGLHLYAPIRPASGRATADYAKDLAGRMMGEHPGLVVVSMTRSERPGKVFIDWSQNASAKTTAAPYTVRLRESPGVAAPVGWDEVAAVGAPGDLAFTPEQVLDRVAAHGDLLAPLAAGTSRGALP; encoded by the coding sequence ATGCCCGCATCTTCGGACCGGCAGGTGGTGGAAGTCGACGGCCACCGGCTGTCCCTGTCCCATCTGGACCGGGTGCTGTTCCCCGCCACGGGCCACACCAAGGCACAGCTGCTGCGGTACTACGCCGCGATCGCCCCGGTGATGCTGCCGCACGTCACCGGGCGGCCCGCGTCCTTCGTCCGCGCCCCCGAGGGCCCGGCCGGGGAGAGCTGGGTCGCCAAGAACCCGCCGCCCGGGGCACCCGGATGGGTGCCGGTGGTGCCGGTGGAGCACCGCGAGGGGGTCACCGAACAGGTCGTGATCGACTCCACCGCCGCGCTGGTGGCCATGGCGAACCTCGGCGCGTACGAGGTGCACGTCCCGCAGTGGAAGGCCGCCGCCGGGCGCGACGGCCACGACCGGCTCGTCCTCGACCTGGACCCTGGTCCGGGCGCCGACCTGGTGCTCTGCTGCCGCGTCGCCCAGCGGCTGCGCCAGCTCCTCGACGCCGACGGGCTCACCGCCCACGCCGTGGTCTCCGGTTCCAAGGGCCTGCACCTCTACGCGCCCATCCGTCCCGCCTCCGGCCGTGCCACCGCGGACTACGCCAAGGACCTGGCCGGCCGCATGATGGGCGAGCACCCCGGCCTGGTGGTCGTCTCCATGACGCGCTCCGAGCGCCCCGGCAAGGTGTTCATCGACTGGTCGCAGAACGCGAGCGCGAAGACCACCGCGGCCCCCTACACCGTGCGCCTGCGCGAGAGCCCCGGAGTCGCCGCCCCGGTCGGCTGGGACGAGGTCGCCGCCGTCGGTGCGCCGGGCGACCTCGCCTTCACCCCCGAACAGGTCCTCGACCGCGTCGCCGCGCACGGCGACCTCCTCGCGCCGCTGGCCGCCGGCACGTCCCGCGGCGCGCTCCCGTGA
- the ku gene encoding non-homologous end joining protein Ku, producing the protein MRTMWKGAIGFGLVSVPVRLYAATQEHGVRLHQVHDADGGRIHLKRVCDVCSEEVDYEHIAKGYQDDEGHVAVVTKEEMAGLPLPSKRLIDVLAFVDADRIDPLQLSGAYYLAPESAAANKPYVLLRETLKQTERVAVTKIALRTRESLALLRVHDELLTLHTMYWPDEVRDSGDLAPPSSVTVRPQELKMATSLMDTLSEDFDLDALEDEYEVALGELISAHLEDRPAPRKETAPAPDNVIDLMAALQASIDRAAERGDTEEQKEEPAGRRSRGATKKTAAKKSAAERKPTKAKAQSAGKKTDRASSSNARSATRTTAKKSAAAGKTAAKTTKKTAARKSSRAS; encoded by the coding sequence ATGCGGACCATGTGGAAAGGCGCGATCGGCTTCGGGCTGGTGTCCGTGCCCGTACGGCTGTACGCCGCCACACAGGAGCACGGCGTCAGGCTGCACCAGGTCCACGACGCCGACGGGGGGCGGATCCACCTCAAGCGCGTCTGCGACGTCTGCTCCGAGGAGGTCGACTACGAGCACATCGCCAAGGGCTACCAGGACGACGAGGGACACGTCGCCGTCGTCACCAAGGAGGAGATGGCGGGGCTGCCGCTGCCGAGCAAGCGGCTCATCGACGTGCTGGCCTTCGTCGACGCCGACCGCATCGACCCGCTCCAGCTCTCCGGCGCGTACTACCTGGCCCCCGAGAGCGCCGCGGCCAACAAGCCGTACGTCCTGCTCCGGGAGACCTTGAAGCAGACCGAGCGGGTCGCCGTCACCAAGATCGCACTGCGTACCCGGGAGTCGCTGGCGCTGCTGCGGGTCCACGACGAGCTGCTGACCCTGCACACCATGTACTGGCCCGACGAGGTCCGCGACAGCGGCGATCTCGCCCCGCCGTCCTCGGTCACCGTGCGGCCGCAGGAGCTGAAGATGGCCACGAGTCTGATGGACACCCTCTCGGAGGACTTCGACCTCGACGCCCTGGAGGACGAGTACGAGGTGGCCCTCGGCGAGCTGATCTCCGCCCATCTGGAGGACAGGCCCGCGCCCAGGAAGGAGACCGCCCCGGCGCCCGACAACGTCATCGACCTGATGGCCGCGCTCCAGGCCTCCATCGACCGGGCCGCCGAGCGCGGCGACACGGAGGAGCAGAAGGAAGAGCCCGCCGGGCGGCGCTCCCGGGGGGCCACGAAGAAGACAGCGGCCAAGAAGTCGGCGGCGGAACGCAAGCCGACGAAGGCGAAGGCACAAAGTGCCGGGAAGAAAACCGACCGGGCAAGCTCGTCGAATGCCCGGTCGGCCACCCGCACGACCGCCAAGAAGTCGGCGGCGGCCGGAAAGACCGCCGCCAAGACCACGAAAAAGACCGCGGCCCGGAAGTCGAGCCGCGCCTCCTGA